CTAGATATTCTGCAGCCATTTCCCCGCCAGCCACATTGTCGGAAGCGATGAACGTTTCAATGTCACCTTCGTCTGAAGAGCGGTCAATCGTGATAACTGGAATGCCCGCTTCATTTGCTGATTGAACGGCTGAAGATATTGCCGCAGAGTCAGTAGGATTCACAAGAAGGACATCAACCTTTTGAAGGATTAAATCTTCAATTCCGCTAATTTGTTTTGCTGTATCGTCCTGGGCGTCAACAACTGTGACTTTCATGCCTTTTTCTTTTGCTTCTTTTTCAATACCATCTTTTAAGGAAACGAAGAATGGGTTGTTTAAAGTAGAGATGCTGACTCCGACTTTCACGTCTTTCATGGAGTCTTTCTTTTCCTTTTTATCATCTTTTAGACCAGAATCCATTGAACAGGCAGCTAAGACCATTAAAGAAAGAACCATGATGATCGATACTATTTTTTTCATTGATTACACCTCTTCTTATGATTTTTTACGGTCAAGTAAGACCGCGATTAATATAACTGCACCTTTTACCACTTGCTGGTAAAAAGAGGATACACCAAGTAAATTCATACCATTATTCAAGGTACCGATGATCAGGACACCCACCAGCGTACCGAACAACCGCCCTTTACCGCCTGAAAGGCTCGTCCCGCCTAGCACCACGGCTGCAATGGCATCCATTTCATAGGATTGGCCTGCTGTCGGCTGTGCCGAATTCAGCCG
The DNA window shown above is from Peribacillus sp. FSL P2-0133 and carries:
- the rbsB gene encoding ribose ABC transporter substrate-binding protein RbsB, translating into MKKIVSIIMVLSLMVLAACSMDSGLKDDKKEKKDSMKDVKVGVSISTLNNPFFVSLKDGIEKEAKEKGMKVTVVDAQDDTAKQISGIEDLILQKVDVLLVNPTDSAAISSAVQSANEAGIPVITIDRSSDEGDIETFIASDNVAGGEMAAEYLVKELGDKAKVVELEGVSGASATRERGKGFHNIADKQLDVQTSQTAEFDRTKGLNVMENILQGNKDIQAVFAHNDEMALGAIEAIKAAGKDIIVVGFDGNDDALKAVENGELKATIAQQPALIGEEAVNAAEKILKGDKVDDTISVPLKLVTKE